A portion of the Musa acuminata AAA Group cultivar baxijiao chromosome BXJ1-1, Cavendish_Baxijiao_AAA, whole genome shotgun sequence genome contains these proteins:
- the LOC103994365 gene encoding protein NUCLEAR FUSION DEFECTIVE 4 yields MGDWRTGWEGRGVGRWLGFVTAVWVQCISGNNYTFSNYSDALKSLMGLTQLQLNNLSVAKDIGKAFGLLAGLASDRLPTPIILLIGSVEGLVGYGAQWLVVRQSIRPLPYWQMCVFLCMGGNSTTWMNTAVLVTCIRNFRRNRGPVSGILKGYVGLSTAIFTDICSALFADSPAAFLLMLAVVPAAVCTAAMFFLRESPPAGDDSAADLDGAEAKYFGVINAMAVVIAVYLLAFDLTGRHGALVSRLFAAGLLVLLAAPAAVPIHISLKARCRPRGGASEDGGVSEAPLLAEEAAEGDAKNGGEMSSREDEAEGKGRPEIGEDHTIVEAVKTVDFWVLFSSFLCGVGTGMAVMNNMGQMGLALGYTDVSIFVSMLSIWGFFGRITSGTISEYFIKEHATPRPLWNAASQILMAVGYVVMALAVPGSLYIGSVVVGLCYGVRLAVSVPTASELFGLKYYGLIYNILILNLPLGSFLFSGLLAGLLYDSQATKTEGGANTCVGAHCYRMVFVIMALACIVGFGLDVVLAFRTKKLYRQIQSSKRTRKAASRHRITKG; encoded by the exons atggggGATTGGAGAACGGGATGGGAGGGGAGGGGAGTGGGGAGGTGGTTGGGGTTCGTGACGGCGGTGTGGGTCCAGTGTATCTCCGGCAACAACTACACTTTCTCCAACTACTCCGACGCGCTCAAGAGCCTGATGGGCCTCACCCAGCTCCAGCTCAACAACCTGTCCGTCGCCAAGGACATCGGAAAGGCCTTCGGACTCCTCGCGGGCCTCGCCTCAGACCGCCTTCCCACCCCGATCATCCTCCTCATCGGCTCCGTCGAGGGCCTCGTCGGCTACGGCGCCCAGTGGCTGGTCGTCCGACAATCCATCCGCCCCCTGCCCTATTGGCAG ATGTGCGTCTTCTTGTGCATGGGCGGGAACAGCACGACGTGGATGAACACCGCGGTGCTGGTGACCTGCATCCGCAACTTCCGACGGAACCGCGGGCCGGTGTCGGGGATCCTCAAGGGCTACGTCGGGCTCAGCACCGCCATCTTCACCGATATCTGCTCCGCCTTGTTCGCCGACAGCCCCGCCGCGTTCCTCCTCATGCTCGCGGTCGTCCCCGCCGCGGTTTGCACCGCGGCGATGTTCTTCCTCCGCGAATCGCCGCCTGCCGGAGACGACTCGGCGGCGGACCTCGACGGCGCCGAGGCTAAGTACTTCGGGGTCATCAACGCGATGGCGGTGGTGATCGCGGTTTACCTCCTGGCCTTCGACCTCACGGGCCGCCACGGCGCGCTCGTGTCCAGGCTCTTCGCGGCGGGGCTCCTCGTGCTACTGGCGGCGCCGGCGGCGGTGCCTATCCACATAAGCCTGAAGGCGAGGTGCAGGCCGCGGGGCGGCGCGTCGGAGGACGGCGGGGTCAGCGAGGCGCCGCTGCTGGCCGAGGAGGCGGCAGAGGGGGATGCGAAAAACGGCGGAGAGATGAGCAGCCGTGAGGATGAGGCGGAGGGTAAGGGGAGGCCGGAGATCGGGGAGGACCACACGATAGTGGAGGCGGTGAAGACGGTGGACTTCTGGGTGCTCTTCTCCTCGTTCCTGTGCGGCGTGGGGACGGGGATGGCGGTGATGAACAACATGGGTCAGATGGGGCTGGCCTTGGGCTACACCGACGTCTCTATCTTCGTCTCCATGCTCAGCATCTGGGGCTTCTTCGGCCGCATCACCTCCGGAACCATCTCcgagtacttcatcaa GGAACATGCAACCCCGAGGCCTCTATGGAACGCAGCCTCACAGATCCTGATGGCCGTGGGCTATGTCGTCATGGCTCTGGCCGTTCCCGGGTCGCTCTACATCGGTTCGGTCGTGGTGGGGTTGTGTTACGGCGTCCGTCTCGCCGTCTCAGTGCCCACAGCATCAGAGCTGTTCGGCTTGAAGTACTATGGCCTCATCTACAACATCCTCATCCTCAATCTTCCGCTcggctccttcctcttctccggtCTCCTTGCTGGCCTCCTTTACGATTCTCAGGCGACCAAGACGGAAGGTGGGGCCAACACCTGCGTCGGAGCCCATTGCTACAGGATGGTGTTTGTGATCATGGCCCTCGCATGCATCGTCGGCTTCGGATTGGACGTGGTGTTGGCATTTAGGACGAAGAAGTTGTACCGACAGATCCAGTCGAGCAAGAGAACGAGGAAAGCAGCGAGTCGGCATCGGATCACCAAAGGCTGA